A window of Candidatus Peribacteraceae bacterium genomic DNA:
TGCCATCTTGCTCGTCACGGAACCGCAGGCGCCGGACACGGTGTACTCGGTTTCCGTCACGCAAGTCTGGAGCGCGGATGGCGGCGCACCGGTGCCCGTGGACCCCCGCACGAGCGTCGCCCGGTTCTCCGCCCTCCCCGCGGGAGCTGCGTCGCCTTCCCTCCCCGTTCCGCAGGGCGGCACGCCGACAGTGGCGAACGTGCAACTGCGCATCGACGGGCGCCGGCAGAATGCGTACGACGTCCTCGTGACGTTCGAGATCCCCGCGGGCGCGGAGAGCGTCTCTTCCATTGAAGTGTTCCAGAGCACGGACCGCGGCAACACGTTCGGCGCGCCGCAGGTGATTCCCGCGGAGGCGCGCTCCGTGCGCTTCGAGAGCGTCCCCGCCGGCATCTTCACCGTGATGGTCCGCGCCAAGACCGCCGCGGGCCTCGCCTCCCCCGGCATCCCGGCGAGCATCGCCGTGGGGGGAACGGGTTGGACGGGCACTGCGCCCCTCTCGGGGTCGGGAGCGGGCCTGGCGGCCGTTGTGACGCTCACGGGCGCGATGCTGGGGTGGAGGAGGATGAAGAGAAAGTGAAATGCAAAATGAAGAAATGAGAAATGTGAAATGCTGTCGCTATCCTTCGCATTGGAACTACTTCCATCATTTTGCATTTCCAATTTTGCATTCCTCTCGTACCATCTTCCTTCCCTCCCGGTTGCCTTCTTGAATAAGCCGCATCATCACCGGCTCCTCCTTCTCCTCGCCATCGCGGGCATCCTCCTGCTGGTCCTCCGCGAGCGCTCCCTGCAGGCGGATGGTCTTCTCCGCGTCTCGTTCCTCCCCGTCCCGCAGGGTTCCGCCACGCTCCTCACCACGGCGCGCGGGAAGACAGTGCTCATCGGCGGGGGGAAGGACCTGACGGCGCTCGAGGAGATGGGAGAGTTGCTCCCGTTCTTCGCGCGAACGGTGGACCTGCTCGTGCTCGCCGACCAGCGCCACGTGAGCACGGAAACGCTTGCGGAAATCGCCGGCCGCCTCACGGTCCGCCGCGCGCTGCTCCCCTCCCCGCTTCCGGAGACGCTCGCGCTCCACAGGACAATCCTTGAGGAGTACGAGATCCCCATCACGGACGTGCCGTGGGATGAGGCGGTGGTTCTGGAAGAGGCGCTCACCCTCACCGTCACGAGCAACGGGAAATCCAAGCCTTCCCAACTCACCGTGGCAACGGCGTCCCGCTCCATCACCATCCCCGGAAGAGCCGACGAGCTCCCCGGCGAGACGAAATCCTCCCTCCTCCGCGCAACGGTGTGGGAGGAAGACCGGCTTGAGGAGGTGATCGTGCGGGACCCGAAGTTCGAGGCGTGGACGGAGGATGTCCCCCTCCGGAACCTCGCGACCGAGGGGACGGTAAGCCTGGTGCTCGATTGAAATTCGTGCGTATTTGACAGATTCGTCGGAATCCTCGGTATCGTCGGAGCCGTCGGAATCCTCTATTATAGCAACGTGCACACCCTCCTCCTCGCCGCAGGCAGATCCCGCCG
This region includes:
- a CDS encoding fibronectin type III domain-containing protein — protein: MYKLPLLTRALAVFALALWPVAALALPPPHIEEVQAAYENGTVKVTWEAPAEQGIARYRIYYSHASILQNGGTYDDFATTDDAGTEYVLRDLPAVESLYVAVIAVGEDGEEGTVFGSEAFVEIPAGAPAAQEPPTAAASLQLLSAQSASQTGVLLTFSRAVTVGQQDAATAFRIVDGSGALLLISRIYLQGPAILLVTEPQAPDTVYSVSVTQVWSADGGAPVPVDPRTSVARFSALPAGAASPSLPVPQGGTPTVANVQLRIDGRRQNAYDVLVTFEIPAGAESVSSIEVFQSTDRGNTFGAPQVIPAEARSVRFESVPAGIFTVMVRAKTAAGLASPGIPASIAVGGTGWTGTAPLSGSGAGLAAVVTLTGAMLGWRRMKRK